A genomic segment from Dasypus novemcinctus isolate mDasNov1 chromosome X, mDasNov1.1.hap2, whole genome shotgun sequence encodes:
- the SRPX2 gene encoding sushi repeat-containing protein SRPX2, whose amino-acid sequence MARPLTQRGALSLLLFLSPIVTPTWYVGSGFYPDESYNEVYAEEVPQAPALDYQAPRWCYTLNIQDGEATCYSPRGGNYHSSLGTRCELSCDQGFRLIGRRSVQCLPSRRWSGTAYCRQVRCRALPFITSGTYTCTNGVLLDSRCDYSCSSGYHLEGDRSRICMEDERWSGGEPVCVDIDPPKIRCPHSREKIAEPEKLTVRVYWDPPLVKDSADGTITRVTLRGPEPGSHFPEGEHVIRYSAYDRAYNRASCKFIVKVQVRRCPTLKPPQHGYLTCTSAGDNYGATCEYHCDGGYDRQGTSSRVCQSSRQWSGSPPICAPMKINVNVNSAAGLLDQFYEKQRLLIISAPDPSNQYYKMQISMLQQSTCGLDLHHVTIIELVGQPPQEVGRIREQQLSATIIEELRQFQRLSRSYFNMVLIDKQGIDRERYVEPITPEEIFTFIDDYLLSNQELNQRRVQSNICE is encoded by the exons atGGCCCGTCCATTAACTCAAAGAGGAGCTCTCTCTCTGCTGCTCTTCCTATCTCCAATAGTGACACCAACATGGTATGTAG GTTCAGGCTTCTATCCAGATGAAAGTTACAATGAAGTATATGCCGAAGAGGTTCCACAGGCCCCTGCCCTAGACTACCAAG CCCCCCGATGGTGTTATACATTAAATATCCAGGATGGAGAAGCCACATGCTACTCACCAAGGGGAGGAAATTATCACAGCAGCCTGGGCACTCGTTGTGAGCTCTCCTGTGATCAGGGCTTCCGACTGATAGGACGGAGGTCGGTGCAATGCCTGCCAAGCCGCCGTTGGTCTGGAACTGCCTACTGCAGGC AGGTAAGATGCCGTGCACTGCCATTTATCACTAGTGGCACCTACACCTGCACAAATGGGGTGCTTCTTGATTCCCGCTGTGACTACAGCTGCTCCAGTGGCTACCACCTGGAAGGTGACCGCAGCCGAATCTGCATGGAAGACGAGCGATGGAGTGGAGGCGAGCCTGTATGTGTAG ATATAGATCCACCCAAGATCCGTTGTCCCCACTCACGTGAGAAGATAGCAGAGCCAGAGAAACTGACTGTTCGAGTATACTGGGATCCACCCTTGGTGAAAGATTCTGCTGATGGTACCATCACCAG GGTGACACTTCGGGGCCCTGAGCCTGGCTCTCACTTTCCCGAAGGAGAACATGTGATTCGTTACTCTGCTTATGACCGAGCCTACAACCGGGCCAGTTGCAAGTTTATTGTGAAAGTACAAG TGAGACGCTGCCCAACTCTGAAACCACCACAGCATGGTTACCTCACCTGCACCTCAGCAGGGGACAATTATGGTGCCACCTGTGAATACCACTGTGATGGTGGTTATGACCGCCAAGGGACCTCCTCCCGGGTCTGTCAGTCCAGTCGCCAGTGGTCAGGATCACCACCCATCTGTGCTC CTATGAAGATTAATGTCAATGTCAACTCGGCTGCTGGCCTTCTGGATCAGTTTTATGAGAAACAGCGACTCCTCATCATCTCAGCTCCCGATCCCTCCAACCAATATTATAAAATGCAGATCTCTATGCTACAG CAATCCACCTGTGGGCTGGACCTGCATCATGTGACCATCATCGAGCTGGTGGGGCAGCCACCTCAGGAGGTGGGGCGCATCAGAGAGCAACAGCTGTCAGCCACCATCATCGAGGAGCTCAG GCAATTTCAGCGCCTCTCCCGCTCCTACTTCAACATGGTACTGATTGACAAGCAGGGTATAGACCGAGAGCGCTACGTGGAACCCATCACCCCCGAGGAAATATTCACGTTCATTGACGACTACCTACTGAGCAACCAGGAGCTGAACCAGCGCCGGGTGCAAAGCAACATATGCGAGTGA